In Gossypium arboreum isolate Shixiya-1 chromosome 5, ASM2569848v2, whole genome shotgun sequence, a single genomic region encodes these proteins:
- the LOC128293065 gene encoding uncharacterized protein LOC128293065 isoform X1 produces MIMEGIASRSELRKELERERRRVRDRQRRQSMSHEEREKHLARRRRNYQLRRQRAETARLYPAPPPVQFEDTSISTIQSPLSNSISNISPQFYAAALVDPNHGPERLMPDTRSAQSLEIPAHKLATLPGKVRLNHIKHLARAIQNPVCDGVGIGGMMKGNGTSNCLVSKGVRLNHIKRLARAVHPIVQEAPSLSLQTIRTEG; encoded by the exons ATGATTATGGAAGGGATAGCAAGCAGATCAGAGTTGCGCAAAGAGCTAGAGAGAGAACGCCGTCGTGTAAGGGACCGGCAAAGAAGGCAGTCTATGAGCCATGAGGAGAGAGAGAAGCATCTCGCTAGACGCCGAAGAAACTATCAATTGCGGAGACAGAGAGCTGAAACTGCTCGGTTATACCCTGCTCCACCTCCCGTTCAATTTGAAGATACAAGCATTTCAACAATTCAATCGCCCTTGAGCAAttccatttcaaatataagtcCTCAGTTTTATGCTGCCGCTCTTGTGGATCCCAATCATGGACCAGAAAGACTAATGCCGGATACGAGAAGTGCCCAGA GTTTAGAAATCCCAGCTCATAAGTTAGCGACTTTACCTGGAAAGGTACGCTTGAATCACATAAAACATCTGGCACGAGCAATACAGAATCCTGTTTGTGATGGGGTTGGGATAGGTGGGATGATGAAGGGAAATGGAACTTCCAATT GTTTAGTATCAAAAGGGGTACGATTAAACCATATTAAACGTCTTGCTCGGGCAGTACATCCTATTGTTCAAGAGGCTCCTAGTCTAAGTCTTCAAACCATAAGAACAGAAG GGTGA
- the LOC128293065 gene encoding uncharacterized protein LOC128293065 isoform X2 has product MSHEEREKHLARRRRNYQLRRQRAETARLYPAPPPVQFEDTSISTIQSPLSNSISNISPQFYAAALVDPNHGPERLMPDTRSAQSLEIPAHKLATLPGKVRLNHIKHLARAIQNPVCDGVGIGGMMKGNGTSNCLVSKGVRLNHIKRLARAVHPIVQEAPSLSLQTIRTEG; this is encoded by the exons ATGAGCCATGAGGAGAGAGAGAAGCATCTCGCTAGACGCCGAAGAAACTATCAATTGCGGAGACAGAGAGCTGAAACTGCTCGGTTATACCCTGCTCCACCTCCCGTTCAATTTGAAGATACAAGCATTTCAACAATTCAATCGCCCTTGAGCAAttccatttcaaatataagtcCTCAGTTTTATGCTGCCGCTCTTGTGGATCCCAATCATGGACCAGAAAGACTAATGCCGGATACGAGAAGTGCCCAGA GTTTAGAAATCCCAGCTCATAAGTTAGCGACTTTACCTGGAAAGGTACGCTTGAATCACATAAAACATCTGGCACGAGCAATACAGAATCCTGTTTGTGATGGGGTTGGGATAGGTGGGATGATGAAGGGAAATGGAACTTCCAATT GTTTAGTATCAAAAGGGGTACGATTAAACCATATTAAACGTCTTGCTCGGGCAGTACATCCTATTGTTCAAGAGGCTCCTAGTCTAAGTCTTCAAACCATAAGAACAGAAG GGTGA
- the LOC108453263 gene encoding uncharacterized protein LOC108453263 — MNTTMEAMQNEQNGQVNPPDPNPSPVPQPQSLSKNAQKKLLKQQKYEAKKAEKKAQMKEQKQRDAERKRKEWEEKLAALPEDERLKLIDSRKELRRERMEKRSEERGQKIQRLTQAKETGQNIVVDLEFSHLMTHSEIHSLVQQIMYCYAVNGRCSSPAHIWLTGCEGEMETQLQRLPGFDKWIIEKEKQSYIKAFSDRKDDLVYLTADSETVLHELDPTKVYIVGGLVDRNRWKGITMKKAEEQGIHTAKLPIGAYMKMSSSQVLTVNQVIEILLKFLETKDWKDSFFQVIPQRKRTEGDSENCQEVDGEDCEEETEKKKRCLEVPSHD; from the exons ATGAACACAACGATGGAGGCAATGCAAAATGAGCAAAACGGTCAAGTAAACCCTCCCGATCCCAATCCAAGTCCCGTTCCACAGCCTCAGTCTCTGTCGAAGAATGCCCAAAAGAAGCTGTTGAAGCAGCAGAAATACGAGGCGAAGAAAGCCGAGAAGAAAGCACAAATGAAAGAGCAAAAACAGAGGGATGCGGAGAGGAAGCGCAAAGAATGGGAAGAGAAACTGGCCGCCCTACCCGAAGACGAAAGGCTTAAGCTCATAGATTCAAGAAAAGAATTGAGGAGAGAGAGGATGGAGAAAAGGTCCGAGGAAAGAGGCCAGAAAATCCAGAGACTGACCCAAGCCAAGGAGACAGGCCAAAACATTGTCGTCGACCTTGAATTCTCTCATCTTATGACCCACTCTGAGATCCACAGCCTCGTCCAGCAG ATAATGTACTGCTATGCTGTGAATGGAAGATGCAGTTCTCCTGCTCACATCTGGTTGACTGGATGCGAAGGGGAGATGGAAACTCAATTGCAAAGGCTCCCTGGTTTCGATAAATGGATTATTGAGAAGGAAAAACAATCTTATATCAAAGCATTTTCCGATCGGAAAGATGATTTAGTGTACCTTACTGCAGATTCCGAAACTGTGCTACATGAACTTGATCCCACCAAAGTTTATATTGTCGGCGGATTGGTGGACAGGAACCGGTGGAAAGGTATAACTATGAAGAAAGCAGAGGAACAGGGAATTCATACGGCAAAACTCCCGATTGGAGCTTATATGAAAATGTCCAGTTCTCAG GTCCTTACTGTGAACCAAGTTATAGAGATACTACTCAAGTTCCTGGAGACAAAAGACTGGAAAGATTCCTTCTTTCAAGTAATCCCTCAGAGGAAAAGAACCGAAGGAGATTCAGAAAACTGCCAAGAAGTAGATGGAGAAGATTGTGAGGAGGAAACTGAGAAAAAAAAGAGGTGCCTCGAAGTGCCTTCTCATGACTAG
- the LOC108453261 gene encoding scarecrow-like protein 13 produces the protein MRASPKHQNPATIRRLYDQPVKENDPFYLSRIQMLDNNACSNTGGQGTDVSFQTCKDQVFTLESSMAGAGFVAYDSLSAVSISSSRSPFSPHGSQSCLSDPRPSPDNTDGSPYSGSSVVDDSNKLKHKLRELELSLLGPESDTVDSCNGCFITGDHQVASMASFNCAQLVDLVPKLNLKQILVACGQALHDDDMLTVTGLMHVLEKMVSVSGEPIQRLGAYVLEGLRARLESSGSNIYRALKCKEPTSSELMSYMHILFRICPYWKFAYTSGNVVIKEVLEYEGKVHIIDFQIAQGTQWMFLIAALAKRPGGPPSIRITGIDDSQSNHARGGGLHIVGQRLSEFARSYNVPFEFHDAAMSGCEIQLEHLKVHPGEALAVNFPYVLHHMPDESVSIWNHRDRLLRLVKSLSPKVVTLTEQESNTNTSPFFSRYLETLDYYSAMFESIDVACPRDDKQRINAEQHCVARDIVNMIACEGPERVERHELHGKWRSRFMMAGFSQYPLSSSVAMAVRDMLEEYDHKYRLEEREGALYLGWVNRAMATFSAWR, from the coding sequence ATGCGAGCATCTCCGAAACACCAAAATCCAGCTACCATCCGCAGGTTGTATGACCAACCTGTCAAAGAAAATGATCCATTTTACTTGTCTCGTATCCAGATGTTAGACAATAATGCATGTTCAAATACTGGCGGCCAGGGAACCGATGTCTCGTTTCAAACATGCAAGGACCAAGTTTTTACCCTGGAATCATCCATGGCAGGTGCCGGTTTTGTAGCCTATGATTCCCTTTCTGCTGTAAGCATCTCGTCGAGCAGGAGTCCTTTCTCCCCACACGGTTCTCAATCATGCCTGTCTGATCCTCGTCCTTCCCCTGACAACACTGACGGGTCACCATACAGTGGATCTTCTGTTGTTGATGATAGCAACAAATTGAAGCACAAGCTGCGGGAGCTGGAACTCTCATTGTTGGGGCCTGAATCAGATACTGTAGATAGCTGCAATGGCTGCTTCATTACTGGAGACCACCAAGTTGCTTCCATGGCAAGCTTCAACTGTGCCCAACTGGTGGACTTGGTCCCTAAATTGAACTTGAAACAGATTCTTGTTGCCTGTGGTCAAGCACTTCATGATGATGACATGTTGACAGTGACAGGATTAATGCATGTCTTGGAGAAAATGGTTTCAGTGTCTGGGGAACCTATCCAACGATTGGGTGCTTATGTGCTGGAAGGGCTTAGAGCGAGGTTGGAATCCTCGGGGAGTAATATCTACAGAGCCCTAAAATGCAAAGAGCCAACAAGCTCAGAACTGATGTCTTACATGCATATTCTGTTCAGGATCTGCCCATACTGGAAGTTTGCATACACATCAGGTAATGTTGTCATCAAGGAAGTCTTGGAATATGAAGGAAAAGTTCACATAATTGATTTCCAAATAGCACAGGGCACCCAATGGATGTTCCTTATTGCAGCTCTTGCAAAACGCCCTGGCGGACCACCATCAATCCGCATAACTGGTATTGATGATTCTCAATCAAATCATGCTCGAGGTGGGGGACTTCATATTGTGGGGCAGAGGCTATCTGAATTTGCTCGGTCATACAACGTGCCGTTTGAGTTTCATGATGCTGCTATGTCTGGTTGTGAAATTCAACTAGAGCATCTTAAGGTTCACCCGGGGGAAGCCCTAGCTGTGAACTTTCCATATGTATTGCACCACATGCCGGATGAGAGTGTAAGCATCTGGAATCACAGAGATCGACTATTGAGGCTGGTTAAGAGTTTGTCACCCAAGGTTGTGACTCTCACCGAGCAAGAGTCTAATACGAATACATCTCCATTCTTTTCAAGGTACCTTGAGACACTTGATTATTATTCAGCTATGTTTGAATCAATAGATGTAGCTTGTCCAAGAGACGACAAACAAAGGATCAATGCTGAGCAGCATTGTGTTGCACGCGATATTGTGAATATGATTGCTTGTGAAGGGCCTGAGAGGGTGGAAAGGCACGAACTTCATGGAAAGTGGAGGTCAAGATTTATGATGGCTGGTTTTTCACAATATCCGCTGAGCTCGTCAGTAGCTATGGCTGTAAGAGATATGCTGGAGGAGTATGACCATAAGTATAGACTCGAAGAGAGGGAAGGGGCACTCTATCTTGGCTGGGTAAATAGAGCAATGGCGACATTCTCGGCTTGGAGGTGA